AGAGGGGTATGGTTTGGATTCTGATAAGCCCACTATCGTTATCTTTGGTGGCAGCCGCGGAGCTCAAACGATTAATAACGCGATGAAAGAAGCATTACCACTATTTAAAGGAAAACCATACCAGGTATTATATGCTTCTGGGACTATTTATTTTGATGAGTTTAAAGAAAAAGAAGAGCTAATTAAGCAATTAACTAATGTAACAGTAGTGCCATATATTGATAATATGGTTGACGTTTTAATCAATGTAGAAGCACTAGTTGGGAGATCAGGTGCGACTAGTATGGCAGAAATTACGGCATTAGGATTACCTTCGATATTGGTTCCCAGTCCTAATGTTACGGATGATCATCAAACGAAAAATGCAAAAAGTCTTGTTGATAATCAAGCAGCATTGATGATTAAAGATAGTGAATTGACAGGAAAATTATTGGTTGAACAAGTGGATAAATTAATGTTAGATGATCAATATAGACAAACTATGGCAAAAGCATCAAAAGCTGAAGGGATTCCTGATGCAATGGATCGCTTGTATGGTTTGATTCAGGAACTAACCTAATTTAAGGAGGGCTAGTAAGGGATGTCAAACAAAAAAGAGGATGATAAAGGGGAAAATCGAGGTAATCATCGATTGATAAAATCATCAAAAAAAGAATTGAAAGATAGTAATAAACAAGGAACACTTTCTACGAAAAGGAAAACAATCAATAAACTATCTCCATTTCAAGGTTTAACTCCTAATG
This genomic stretch from Vagococcus sp. CY52-2 harbors:
- the murG gene encoding undecaprenyldiphospho-muramoylpentapeptide beta-N-acetylglucosaminyltransferase, whose translation is MRVLVSGGGTGGHIYPAISIVRYIKEKYPDSEFLYIGTEKGLESQLVPNQNIPFKTIEIQGFYRSLTLKNFKTVYLFLTSIKQAKKYIKEFQPDIVIGTGGYVCGSVVYAASKLNIPTIIHEQNSVAGMTNKFLSKYVDKVGICFTDAAEYFPKEKVALVGNPRAQEVMMVDKKKVLEGYGLDSDKPTIVIFGGSRGAQTINNAMKEALPLFKGKPYQVLYASGTIYFDEFKEKEELIKQLTNVTVVPYIDNMVDVLINVEALVGRSGATSMAEITALGLPSILVPSPNVTDDHQTKNAKSLVDNQAALMIKDSELTGKLLVEQVDKLMLDDQYRQTMAKASKAEGIPDAMDRLYGLIQELT